In the genome of Daucus carota subsp. sativus chromosome 9, DH1 v3.0, whole genome shotgun sequence, the window GTTCATGGATGTTTACTGCAGGGTGATCAAATCTGCTGCTAATGTAAATACATCTTCCTCTGCATCCAACCTTCAGCTTGCTGAAGGCGAGATTATTTTAGAAATAGATGGCACCGTTCCCACTCAACCAATATTCCAGCATATTGGAATCTCTGGATGGCCAGGTTGGCACTGTCTTCCTTTGAAGCTAATTCCAGTTGTTAGATTTGATACATACCCTTGCGGATTTTTCATTTCCAGAATCTGGTTTGCTAGTTTATGCAATGTATACCTGAATGCTGACTCAATTACTAATTTTCTTCCCTTTGGCAGGGCGTTTGACATTGACCAATAATGCTATGTACTTTGAGTCTATGGGGGTCGGACTATACGATAAAGCTGTGAAATTTGAACTAGCTGCGGACATGAAGCAGGTTATAAAGCCTGATCTAACAGGACCACTGGGTGCTCGTCTCTATGATAAGGCTGTGATGTACAAGTCCACTTCAATGTATGTTTTCTATTTTCATCGTATGCTTGTTTTTAAATGGTGTAGACATCCTCATGTCTAGTTTTCCCTATCCTTTGCAGCACAGAGCCTGTTTATTTTGAATTCACTGAATTCAAAGGCAGTTCACGCCGGGACTATTGGTTGGATATTAGTCTAGAGATCTTATATGCTCATAAGTTCATCAGGATGTATAATCTTAAAAAGTTTCAGCAATTGGAAGCACTTGCTAGAGCAGCACTAGGTATTCTTCGCTATCGAGCAGTGAAAGAAGCATTTCAGAACTTCCCATCTAACTACAAGACCTTACTTTGTTTTAACTTGGCTGAAAGTCTTCCGGGAGGATACACAATATTGCAAGCTCTTTCAAGTCGTTTGTCATTATTGGATGATAGTTCATCTCAACATGACTCTGTCAGATCTCCACGTGCTAATAGGCAACTGAGACAGCCAATTTCCTATTTGACACTTTGTAGACATAAAATTGTTTCTATTGATGAAGTTGGCATGGACAAAGAAGAAATGCAGCAAATTGGTGATGTTTGTGTTGGTGAGATAAATCCTCTAGAAATGGCAGTAAAGCAATCAAAACAGGACATAGGAAGGGCTGAAGCTGCACAAGCAACTGTCGATCAAGTGAAAGTGGAGGGGATTGATACAAATATAGCAATTATGCAGGtaattatttcaataaaaatatcttATTTGATAGAGTTGTTGGCCTCTCTGATTTACATATTCCAAGTACTTGTGTTTCTGTTTCCTTGGTAGGCAGGAGTTCTTCAGTCTGTAGTCTAGCTTAATATTTGAGTAGTGAAGCAATGTAATATGTTGAAGTGTATATCTATTTAAACTCAAGAAAGAGGCTTTAAAGTTTCTGCAATGTCACAGCCAAAACTATGAAAAAAATCAGTGTAAACGGATATAGTGGTTGTCTTATTTATGTGATTCCTTATTAGTTTCTTTCTTCCTTTTTAATCATGCATGGTTGACATGGAGTTGGCATCACTTGTTATTAATGACTAAAAGATGCAGATAGACACTTGCTAGGGTTATGTTTGAATaagaaatatttgttatttcaacAGGTTTTACTCGTGCTCTTATAATATACATTACAGTTAAagaaagttttccattaaacaTTGTTCTTAGTGTGACaggtaatttatttttcatacaGGAGCTGCTTTTCCCACTCATTGAATCATTTAATCATCTTCAACGCCTTGCTTCCTGGGAAGAACCTTCTAAATCGACCGTATTTCTGGTGTTAGTCACCTATGTCATACTTGGGTAACTTTTCTAGTAAATCTTCTTTTACTCTTTCTCATGTGTTGGTGTGATTTCAGGATCTAttaatttatagtattgtttcagagtaaatatattcataaatctaAGCAATGCGGATGCAGTGAAGTGGTGGGTGCCTGTAATTACATTGCAAGGATGCTAGGCTTAAAGAATAAGATTTATTGAACTTTATTTTTATGTCTACTTAAATATTAGGATGGACTTTGCAACTAATAACCCACAAAACAGCCACTATTATCTCGGAACAGACAAACTTGTATTAATGAAAAAAAGTAGCATCCTGCACTTGTGTGGTTGATACACTTTAAATGCCTTCAGTGGGTTGTTTTGTTAATTTCCCGGTTTTTACAAAGGGGCCAAAGTGGAATACTAAATCATCGTTTATGGTTTGCAGGGGATGGATGAAGTATGTATTGCCGTCTATCTTTATATTTGTTGCAATTATGATGGGTTGTAATAGATTTGCCAACTACGGGAAACCTTTGGAAGCTTTCAACATTACAGCTCCCCCATATCGAAATGCAGTGGAGCAGCTGCTGGCATTACAGGAAGCTATATCTGAACTTGAAGCTCTAATTCAAGCTGGAAACATATTTCTTCTAAAAATTAGAGCTCTTCTCTTTGCTGCACTTCCACAGGTATCCCGTAGCACCCCACAGGcttgattataattaattcatctgttaaaaaaaaaatctcctgAAATACACTTGCGATGAGATCCTGCACTTTCATGGAATAAGGAATATAGATGATCTAAAGAATTTATATCTCTGCCTTAATCATAAAGGAACAAAATCAGGAGCATTTAAGAAACAGATCACATTTCTAAACCTTAATGCTCTAAATTCTTTTGACATTGATGATCTTATTATTCTTCTGGTACAATAAGTTGTCTTGGAGAAAAGGTTGTGAAACTTTGAAAACTTTGGTGGTAATGCTTCATGGTCATACATCAATATAATATTTGTGTCTTAAATTAGTATTACTCGAGGCCTTATTTGCATTTCCAATGTCCGTGTTATATTTCACTTTCACTTCTGTGTTAGCTTTCTCAATTAATTCTCTTTATGTTTCCTCTTTTCTTATATGTTTTCTGCAACTAACTGTATATTGTTTCGTTTTTAGGCGACAGACAGAATTGCCATACTACTGGTCATCCTGGCAGTGGTATTTGCATTTGTGCCTGTACAATATCTGATTTTATTAGCATTCTACGAGGCATATACAAGAGAAATGCCCCTGAGAAAAGATAGCAGCGACCAAGTGCTGAGGCGGATGCGCGAATGGTGGTACAATATACCTGCAGCTCCAGTTCAATTAATTAAACCCGACGACAAGAAAACCAAGTAAACGATAGTCATAGTATCTGTGCAGACATTTGTAATTCTAATCTGAATTCCTCCCTCAAAAAATTTCTGGAAACATGATACGTTGTAGATGTACATTTCATTCATCAACTTCTGCCTTAGCTTCGAGCACACATTTTGCAATTTGGGCACGGAGTTTAACTTCTCAGACCTTGATCCTGGCTTTGATTTATAACTTACAACAAAACCATCAAACAGTGGGTTTTAATTTTTCAGCATGTGATTAGTGACAAAACCGAAGGAGAGATCCTCGGATTGTACTAATCGCTGTTAGGTTCTTAATCATTGTATTAATCTTGCTCTTTATATGATTGTTCTTGTAAAGCTGACAGGTAATCTAAGCTTAAGTTATGCAATCACTACATTGTACTGTTGTAAACTACATGATAGCTGGATACTTGAATTCAAAGTTGGTGAGTTGATTATAGTTTATGTCGGTAGATAGCTCCAGAGTTGCTAGTCAAATGCTTTTATCTTTATAGCAGTTGGCCATTgtcaatattaataatattaggaCAGCTCATTTCACAAACATAGGAGGGGCCTTGCTCATTATGTTCTTAGCCTTCCTCTATAGCTTTTATGCCGAAAAGCTCAAACATATGTCATGGGCTAGTGTAGAAAAACTACCGAAATACGCCATTAATGATGACATTTCAATCGTGGACAATGTTGGCCAAGCGATTCTGAGTTTGGTTTGAAAGAGATTTGCTCAGAGTAGGGAAAGTTTCCGCGAGTCTGTCAAACTCAGGGAAGGGATTAGTCTCACACAATGTAGTTATTACAACCATGAACAGCCGTGAACTAGAATCTGATTGCTGTAAAGATTAGATATGATGGCCAAGAATGTAGGCCTGGACCACTGCCACCAACTAAGATTAATGTTTCTGTAACAAGTTGtggtaaatttgaaatatggTGAGTAGTCCAACTTTCGACACAATATGACAGCCCTTGTGATGAGATTTTCACCATGTGAGTCTGATAAATTCACCCCAGTTTTGTTGTTTTGTAGTTAAACTCTGTTCCTATATTAAACAAATCTCTgaaagtttgaataaatatcatGTTCTTCTGTCACAATTCATATTCTCACCAGTCACTACCACCTTTTGATGATTATACCTTCTTGTCTAAGTGAAGGAACATAACCCATCTCTCCTTTTCTGtactttttctttctttatatataatatctgaCACTCTAGTTGATTAGTTAGCACTTAGCATTAGTAGTActtgttattattgttatttcatATTGTCAGATCCTGCTTCATTTCTTAACTTGTGAAGCATTCAGATACAACTGATGCCCATTTCCTAAAATGCAGGTTCTGATATGGATTTTCAAGTTCTTGGTCATTCTTTcaatcatttgtttttctttgcaAGGAGCGCCAGCATGCTCAGACGTCGACAGAGCTGCCCTTCTTGGGTTTAAAGGCGTGATCTTTAAGGACACAACTGGGATTTTGGCCTCTTGGGTAGGGAAGGATTGCTGTGATGGAGGTTGGGAAGGAGTTGAATGCAATCCGGGAACGGGGAGAGTGACACAGTTGCAATTGCAGAGGCCAGAGGGGGATGCTTCTAAATTCATGAAGGGCAGTCTGTCTTCTTCTCTTGGTGAATTAAGGTTCTTGGAAGTGATGATTATCAGTGGGATGAAAAGAATCGGAGGAAGCATTCCTGAAAGCTTCTCGAATCTTACTAGCCTCACGCAACTAGTGTTGGAAGACAATGTACTTGAGGGCAACATTCCTTTGAGTTTAGGTCAGTTGCCCTCTCTCATGGTAATATCATTAAGTGGCAACCATTTGACTGGTACTATTCCCCCAGCCTTTGGGAATTTAAGAAACATTGTCCAGCTTACGTTAGCGAGAAACTTCCTTCAAGGTCCTATCCCAGTCGGAATTAAGAATCTCCTCAGTTTACAGTATCTTGATCTTAGTCACAATTCCTTGTCTGGGTTCATCCCACTTTACATAGGCCAATTCAAAAAACTGACGTTCCTTGATTTTTCCAACAATCAATTATCAGGTGAAATTCCCGCGTCATTAGGCAGTCTAGCAAGTCTTTCAGACTTGTCTTTAAGCAATAATCAATTCACTGGGAGGATCCCGGATGAAATTGGACATCTGAAATCCCTTACCAGTCTGTCATTGAGCTTGAACAAGCTTAGTGGTCAAATTCCCGAAACTTTATCACATTTACAGAACCTATGGTACCTCAACTTATCAAGTAATGCTCTTTCAGATCCTTTGCCTATTGCCTTTGACAAGGGCATCCCTTCATTGTTATCTGTAGATTTGTCTCACAACAAGCTTAACTTAGGGACAGTTCCTGTATGGATTACTAATAGGGAACTCTCTGATATCAAATTAGCCGGATGCAACCTTAATGGAACACTCCCAGCCTTCACAAAACCAAATTCCTTGACCACCATCGATCTATCTGAAAACCATTTCActgatgggatttcaaatttCTTCACTAGAATGTCTCGCCTGCACAAGGCCAAGTTATCGAACAATCAACTGAAGTCTGATCTCTCTCTGATCACCTTGCCAACAGGACTTACCTCTCTTGATCTCCATTCTAACCAACTATTTGGGTCTCTTTCAAGTATATTGAACAAGACAAGCAACTCAATGCAAACTATTGATTTGACAAACAATCAAATTTCTGGCAATCTTCCAGAGTTTACCGAAGGCTCAAGTTTAACTTCGCTCAGCATCGGGAGCAATAAGATCTCTGGCCAAATTCCTAATTCTATCTCAAACCTAGTTATGCTTCAAAGGTTAGACATTTCAAGAAATCAAGTAACAGGCCCAATACCTGCAAGCTTAGGGTTGTTGCTCAAGTTGCAATGGTTAGACCTGTCCATCAATACACTTGAAGGGAAAATTCCAGTAAGCTTGCTAGATATCGAGAAGCTAAGTCATGCAAATTTCAGGGCAAACAAATTATGTGGCATGATTCCACAAGGAAAACCGTTTAATACTTTCCCTTCAACTGCTTATGGGCACAATCTGTGCTTATGCGGCAAGCCATTGCCACCATGCAAGGAAATGGACAATGAAAGATGAAGCAACAAAATGCTTGTTAAATTTAAAGAAAGTAGAGATTGTGCTCATTACTCATATCATATGAGCATTTAAGAACTTTGTGCAGGCCTATTTAGTAGCTTACATTTTTTTCCTTGACTTGTTAATTTAATTGAACAAATAAAtcacatgtatatgattttaCTTCCTATATCATTATTCATTTGTTAACCTTCAACTTAAAACTATCAAGTTACATTCATCTTCAAAACCAAACTAGATCAACTCTAAAATGAAATCAGAAAATAGTAAACAAaagattttcattttcatataaAGGAACATAAGTGGCCACATCTAATCTTGTCACAAAACATTGTTCCAATAtccaaaaatttacataatagcATCTACTAAATCATCTAAACGAGTCTAAACAGTCGAAGAGAAACAATGCAGCTATGAACACAGAGTGGCATAGTTTTACTCATCATCATCTACTGTCTCAACCTTTGCTTCCTCATTTTCACCTTCTTCATCAGGGTTTGCTCCTTCCTGCAATTATATCACAACAATTCAGAGCAACCAAAAAAATTACTATGGTAATACTTGCTACACTTAATATTAAACAATTACATTATCTTCTGCTTCATCATTTTGCTCCTTCAAATTCCTTTCATACTCAGCCTTCCTCTCTGCAGCTCTATCAATATATACCTTCTTCTCCTGCAGAATGGTAAACAGGTTCAGCTCTACCATACAACTGCAAACACAGAAgcaatttataaaacaaatttaaaacacCACTCACTTCATCAGTCAAGGATTTCCATTTCTCACCACCTTCCTTTGCAACCTAAATCAAGGATTAACAGATATTCAGTAACCAAACAAACAGCAATCTCATGGTGTTTGAGCCTGAGaaactgaaaataaaatttaccacTGCAACACTCTTATTATCAGGATGCTCTTCCTTAAATGTCTTCCTAAAATCCTCCCTGCATCAATATATAATGCCATCAATACATgttaaaaatcacaaacattAGAGCAATACCCACAACACATATATAGCTGAACAAATAAATGTTATTACATGAAAACAAAGAAGGCAGTGGCATGGCGCTTAGGCTTGCTTGAATCTTTAGGCTTCTTTGGTTCTTTAGGCTTCCTCTCTTTCTTAGCAGCTGCAGATTCAGTTTTCGGTTTCCTAAATTTCCACAACACAAACACATCAGCAAAATAACAAAAGCATAAAACCCTAATTAAATCTTATAAGAAAAGGTTTAGAGGAATTACTTCTTTATAGCCTCAGTCTGACTCTCAACAACCAGAGACTCTGTTACAACAATTCAATAAGTCAAAACTCAGTCGAacataaaacaatatatattgatttctgAACACTCAATCAAGCAGTAAAATCATAATCTCATTTTACCAAGATTGGTCTTCAACTTGGCCTCGCTGCTGCAGCTATGCATACCAATCAACGCAGCAGCAACATCCTTATTGCATTCCTCACTAGAAAGTACCAAATCACAAAATAGGTTTCAACAACAAAGCAATCAAATCTCTTGTATACTTTCACACTCTTTATATCATTTTCAAATTAACATCAAATTAGGCTTTAATAAAGTATGAAACAAAGATAATCAAATCTCCTGAATACACACACTCAGTATATACATCAATTTAAAGTCAATGACTTATACATCGACAATATGTAAAGCAGCatattgtgaattaaaatttacaaatcaGATTCAACCAGATTGCAACAGTATAAATATCAAAGTTAGGTGCTCAAACATGCATCTCATATCAGTTTCAAATCTAAATGAAACGATATAAGAAACAACAAATGTCAATCGAtcattaaatatcattttcgaATTAAAATCAACAAATCAACAATTAACATAATacaatatcataaatataaacatCTCACTACGATTACACACATATCTGAGATCATTTTCAATTCAAATTGAGAAATTAAATCCAAGCACAAATACAGAACTACAAAAATCAATCTCTCGTATACACAAACAAATACATTtaagggagggagagggagagggagagatggacggagagagagagagagagagagagagagagagagagagagagagagagagagagggagagggagattTACCATCGGACAAAAGCACTGCCGTCTCTAGCGCGTTTGAGCGCAGCAGCTTGCGCCTCCACTCTCTTCCTCACGGTACCAACACTCGAACTCTTCGCCGCTTTGGTTCCAGccatctctctctcgctctctctcgcACTTTGCAGATTTGATACAACTGTGTGTTTGTTTGTGTAGAGGGGTTTGTTTGAGTAATATAAAGAAAGAGCGAAATTAATTGGCGGCCTTTTTAATTTTTCGTGTTGGCGCTACTTTGGATTGATGCACTCGGATCGATGAGTTGTCAGTTCTACACACCGTTGGATTTAAAATGAACGGTCAGGATTGAGTAGAAAGATTAATTAAACCAGCGGGAATAAGAAGAGGCAAAATGTTAAGTTTGGGATCGTTTGGGCTGGGCCTCCGGCCTTATTGTGAAATTGGCCTGAgtcttattattttgtttttgtttttcgtGAGAGAATTGAATTTGATATTTCATCATCCGatgattaaaatgaaaaaaaatcaattgaataaattttattatattattatgttcTTGGATGTAGGGGTGAATGGTGATCATGATTGAGCTTAAATTGGGCCGTCCGAAACATCCAACCGATTTTATTTTGATCGAAATCGAAATTGAGTTATGATGtttgattacaattttattaaacaaataacataatttataaCTTAGTTTTGATTTAACTTAAACTCCAACCGCTTTGAATCcaaaatacacacatatatataaaaaaatatgcatttatttgtttttttacatatatttgatattattttataattcctttaagatacatatatatatatatatatatatatatatatattgatatttaaaataaaagtttaataaaaaaagaatataacatttataaatAGTTATTTCTATGAATTAGACAAAAACATTAAAGTATTGGAGTgtaaaattggaaaaaatataatctagttatctaattattattttttcttctacaatatttttaaacattcgaCAAACTACAgattatgttttataatataaacattgtAATGAAAAAGTGGAACATTACTTATataaatcagagaatatcatgttcggcaatataactaataagatgaataatgaattttaatatttgctaaagttgaaaattattgattggttgataattttgtttaagacaacttataaatgataaattacacaaaaatttgaataatcaaagatattattctTGACTAAACTAAAGAATTTTAACCCCTACTCCAATCctccaatatttttatttactcaaTATAACTTACATCtttataaataatcttttattatgaatttatgttttGTAATCTGTTTCAAGCaattctttttgaataaaatataaagatattCACTTTTTTCCTTTTAATATCCTGGTGATATCTTTTTTTAGAAATTACATAGGTTAAAGATCGGGATTGAAAAATTATGCATAAGAATGAGAAGACAAAAAAAACGGAGAAGGTGTCGATAAAAATTACGAAAATCTGCGATTTCATTTCATATCCACAAGCAACAAAgaagtttaattttaataattaaatcaagttttggaaaatatactccctccgtccccctgagtagtatacattgggggacggggacgcggcacggactttaatgctcctctaaagtgtagttgtataatttattttttaaattttatttttctgaattaaagtttagatgttatatttttattcaaaaaaagaaaatctcaaaaataagttacggaactatgttttacaagagcattgaaatgcgtgtcgagcagttacaaaaaacgtatacaattaaatgggacagagggagtattttactACCTTCACTGATAATAGTAAAAaggtaataaatttatattaaaataataatattacagAGCACTAGCAAAATTTACAGGTTCATTTagataattaaattatcaatttaataatattatatctttattattcgtgttaagaaataattttaaataagagATGATTAACTTcctctcaaaaccctaaaaaaaacCTCTCAAACTTCTTCCTTTTCCCTAGCCGTCgtgaggggcttccatcggttttcaccggtggaaagccccaaatcaattattttctttgctttgttcttgtttttcaataatactCCTCCCCAAGTAAGGATTTCTATCTTTCAAGATTGTatctttgtttgataaaatcttttttgggtgagttttgttcccaatttatttagGTTTTGTTTATTCTCTCCTTGTGAGAGCTTGGTGTgttttttggtgtg includes:
- the LOC108202633 gene encoding uncharacterized protein LOC108202633 isoform X1; translated protein: MDTIGSPVSASSIKKDSLTFLKSLFNSTEDDVVDSQAAPLPFLSPLANSVISSCSKILQKPTEELQHCFDTEHPNIMKESLVYARSFLEFCSYQALNLMTRRPDYLADKNFRRLTFDMMLAWDGPSAENELNILQETASCSNQEVEDEEGWSLFYSNSTNMAAQVDEDKTVGLEAFARIAPACTVIADVITVHNLFDVLTMSSGHKLHFLIYDKYLRSLEKVIKSAANVNTSSSASNLQLAEGEIILEIDGTVPTQPIFQHIGISGWPGRLTLTNNAMYFESMGVGLYDKAVKFELAADMKQVIKPDLTGPLGARLYDKAVMYKSTSITEPVYFEFTEFKGSSRRDYWLDISLEILYAHKFIRMYNLKKFQQLEALARAALGILRYRAVKEAFQNFPSNYKTLLCFNLAESLPGGYTILQALSSRLSLLDDSSSQHDSVRSPRANRQLRQPISYLTLCRHKIVSIDEVGMDKEEMQQIGDVCVGEINPLEMAVKQSKQDIGRAEAAQATVDQVKVEGIDTNIAIMQELLFPLIESFNHLQRLASWEEPSKSTVFLVLVTYVILGGWMKYVLPSIFIFVAIMMGCNRFANYGKPLEAFNITAPPYRNAVEQLLALQEAISELEALIQAGNIFLLKIRALLFAALPQATDRIAILLVILAVVFAFVPVQYLILLAFYEAYTREMPLRKDSSDQVLRRMREWWYNIPAAPVQLIKPDDKKTK
- the LOC108202633 gene encoding uncharacterized protein LOC108202633 isoform X2, whose translation is MDTIGSPVSASSIKKDSLTFLKSLFNSTEDDVVDSQAAPLPFLSPLANSVISSCSKILQKPTEELQHCFDTEHPNIMKESLVYARSFLEFCSYQALNLMTRRPDYLADKNFRRLTFDMMLAWDGPSAENELNIETASCSNQEVEDEEGWSLFYSNSTNMAAQVDEDKTVGLEAFARIAPACTVIADVITVHNLFDVLTMSSGHKLHFLIYDKYLRSLEKVIKSAANVNTSSSASNLQLAEGEIILEIDGTVPTQPIFQHIGISGWPGRLTLTNNAMYFESMGVGLYDKAVKFELAADMKQVIKPDLTGPLGARLYDKAVMYKSTSITEPVYFEFTEFKGSSRRDYWLDISLEILYAHKFIRMYNLKKFQQLEALARAALGILRYRAVKEAFQNFPSNYKTLLCFNLAESLPGGYTILQALSSRLSLLDDSSSQHDSVRSPRANRQLRQPISYLTLCRHKIVSIDEVGMDKEEMQQIGDVCVGEINPLEMAVKQSKQDIGRAEAAQATVDQVKVEGIDTNIAIMQELLFPLIESFNHLQRLASWEEPSKSTVFLVLVTYVILGGWMKYVLPSIFIFVAIMMGCNRFANYGKPLEAFNITAPPYRNAVEQLLALQEAISELEALIQAGNIFLLKIRALLFAALPQATDRIAILLVILAVVFAFVPVQYLILLAFYEAYTREMPLRKDSSDQVLRRMREWWYNIPAAPVQLIKPDDKKTK
- the LOC108202633 gene encoding uncharacterized protein LOC108202633 isoform X3, with the translated sequence MDTIGSPVSASSIKKDSLTFLKSLFNSTEDDVVDSQAAPLPFLSPLANSVISSCSKILQKPTEELQHCFDTEHPNIMKESLVYARSFLEFCSYQALNLMTRRPDYLADKNFRRLTFDMMLAWDGPSAENELNIVDEDKTVGLEAFARIAPACTVIADVITVHNLFDVLTMSSGHKLHFLIYDKYLRSLEKVIKSAANVNTSSSASNLQLAEGEIILEIDGTVPTQPIFQHIGISGWPGRLTLTNNAMYFESMGVGLYDKAVKFELAADMKQVIKPDLTGPLGARLYDKAVMYKSTSITEPVYFEFTEFKGSSRRDYWLDISLEILYAHKFIRMYNLKKFQQLEALARAALGILRYRAVKEAFQNFPSNYKTLLCFNLAESLPGGYTILQALSSRLSLLDDSSSQHDSVRSPRANRQLRQPISYLTLCRHKIVSIDEVGMDKEEMQQIGDVCVGEINPLEMAVKQSKQDIGRAEAAQATVDQVKVEGIDTNIAIMQELLFPLIESFNHLQRLASWEEPSKSTVFLVLVTYVILGGWMKYVLPSIFIFVAIMMGCNRFANYGKPLEAFNITAPPYRNAVEQLLALQEAISELEALIQAGNIFLLKIRALLFAALPQATDRIAILLVILAVVFAFVPVQYLILLAFYEAYTREMPLRKDSSDQVLRRMREWWYNIPAAPVQLIKPDDKKTK
- the LOC108202634 gene encoding LRR receptor-like serine/threonine-protein kinase FLS2, which produces MQVLIWIFKFLVILSIICFSLQGAPACSDVDRAALLGFKGVIFKDTTGILASWVGKDCCDGGWEGVECNPGTGRVTQLQLQRPEGDASKFMKGSLSSSLGELRFLEVMIISGMKRIGGSIPESFSNLTSLTQLVLEDNVLEGNIPLSLGQLPSLMVISLSGNHLTGTIPPAFGNLRNIVQLTLARNFLQGPIPVGIKNLLSLQYLDLSHNSLSGFIPLYIGQFKKLTFLDFSNNQLSGEIPASLGSLASLSDLSLSNNQFTGRIPDEIGHLKSLTSLSLSLNKLSGQIPETLSHLQNLWYLNLSSNALSDPLPIAFDKGIPSLLSVDLSHNKLNLGTVPVWITNRELSDIKLAGCNLNGTLPAFTKPNSLTTIDLSENHFTDGISNFFTRMSRLHKAKLSNNQLKSDLSLITLPTGLTSLDLHSNQLFGSLSSILNKTSNSMQTIDLTNNQISGNLPEFTEGSSLTSLSIGSNKISGQIPNSISNLVMLQRLDISRNQVTGPIPASLGLLLKLQWLDLSINTLEGKIPVSLLDIEKLSHANFRANKLCGMIPQGKPFNTFPSTAYGHNLCLCGKPLPPCKEMDNER
- the LOC108202635 gene encoding high mobility group B protein 7 encodes the protein MAGTKAAKSSSVGTVRKRVEAQAAALKRARDGSAFVRCEECNKDVAAALIGMHSCSSEAKLKTNLESLVVESQTEAIKKKPKTESAAAKKERKPKEPKKPKDSSKPKRHATAFFVFMEDFRKTFKEEHPDNKSVAVVAKEGGEKWKSLTDEEKKVYIDRAAERKAEYERNLKEQNDEAEDNEGANPDEEGENEEAKVETVDDDE